In a single window of the Orenia metallireducens genome:
- a CDS encoding YdbC family protein → MANIKYEILEKIGKISESPKGWTKELNLISWNGRAAKYDLRDWAPDHEKMGKGITLTKEELKRLRDTLNGMNLG, encoded by the coding sequence ATGGCAAATATAAAGTATGAAATTCTTGAAAAGATAGGAAAAATTTCAGAATCACCTAAGGGTTGGACCAAGGAATTAAACCTTATTAGTTGGAATGGTAGAGCAGCAAAATATGATTTAAGAGACTGGGCTCCTGACCATGAGAAGATGGGGAAAGGTATTACCTTAACTAAAGAAGAATTAAAAAGATTAAGAGATACTCTTAATGGTATGAATTTAGGCTAA
- a CDS encoding GAF domain-containing protein, with the protein MTKEEIYQNIILQVKGLTSAESDLMANLANVSAVLYNNLEEVNWAGFYLWKEDQLVLGPFQGKSACVRIAKGKGVCGTSVEKKETLVVKDVHDFSGHIACDAASSSEIVVPIIIDNQIKGVLDIDSPIKARFDEVDQKYLEEVVSILIKETEWRYSI; encoded by the coding sequence ATGACTAAAGAAGAAATCTATCAAAATATAATCTTACAAGTAAAAGGGTTGACCTCAGCTGAGAGTGATCTAATGGCTAACTTAGCCAATGTTTCAGCAGTACTATATAATAATTTAGAAGAAGTTAATTGGGCAGGCTTCTATTTATGGAAAGAAGATCAGCTAGTGTTAGGACCCTTCCAAGGGAAATCTGCTTGTGTTAGAATAGCTAAAGGTAAAGGGGTATGTGGTACTTCTGTTGAAAAGAAGGAGACTTTAGTTGTCAAAGATGTTCATGATTTTTCTGGACATATTGCCTGTGATGCAGCTTCCAGTTCAGAGATTGTAGTACCAATTATTATTGACAATCAAATAAAAGGCGTATTGGATATAGATAGTCCAATTAAAGCAAGGTTTGATGAAGTGGACCAGAAGTATCTAGAAGAAGTGGTTTCAATCTTAATAAAAGAGACTGAGTGGAGATATTCAATTTAG
- a CDS encoding HD-GYP domain-containing protein, with translation MKPIPIDKLEEGMKLAKTIYNESGQLLLGAGMALKDNYIERLKKMNIPEIYIMDDNFPDVKAPEPISDKTRLEAIRVVKNTMESIKSGSEIDLAKVNQAVDSILDEILLQNHVVIHLNDIRTYDSYTFQHSVGVTILSILMSLHFNYTREDVKKIAIGAFLHDVGKIKVDKDIIMKPGKLTEEEYEEVKKHSTYGYHIIREVAGISILSAHIAYQHHEYVDGSGYPRGLKGEEISKWAQIVTVADIYDALTSDRVYKRKLMPHEALKIINELKGVKLNPECVDALLKHVAIFPVGAMVELSNNQVGIVVDVNKEDLSRPIVRIIKDEHGNKIEDIKEVDLIHNDNFKISRVIYN, from the coding sequence ATGAAGCCGATTCCAATTGATAAGTTAGAAGAAGGAATGAAACTAGCAAAGACAATTTACAATGAATCAGGACAATTATTACTTGGTGCAGGTATGGCTTTAAAAGATAATTATATTGAGCGACTAAAAAAGATGAATATACCTGAAATTTATATTATGGATGATAATTTTCCAGATGTAAAGGCCCCAGAACCTATCTCTGATAAAACAAGATTAGAAGCAATCAGAGTTGTAAAGAATACTATGGAATCTATTAAATCTGGCTCAGAAATTGACCTTGCTAAGGTTAATCAGGCAGTAGATAGTATTTTAGATGAGATTCTTCTACAAAATCATGTAGTTATACACTTAAATGATATTAGAACTTACGATAGTTATACTTTTCAGCACTCTGTTGGTGTAACAATACTGTCAATTTTAATGTCATTACATTTTAACTATACAAGAGAAGATGTTAAGAAAATAGCAATAGGGGCATTTTTACATGATGTAGGTAAGATTAAAGTAGATAAAGATATAATTATGAAACCAGGTAAGCTAACAGAAGAAGAATATGAGGAGGTTAAGAAGCATTCAACCTATGGCTATCATATTATTAGAGAAGTAGCAGGGATAAGTATTCTTTCTGCACATATTGCTTATCAACATCATGAATATGTTGATGGATCTGGCTATCCAAGAGGTCTTAAAGGTGAAGAGATTAGCAAATGGGCTCAGATAGTTACAGTAGCTGATATTTATGATGCTTTAACTAGTGATAGAGTTTATAAGCGTAAATTAATGCCCCATGAGGCTTTAAAGATTATCAATGAATTAAAGGGGGTTAAATTAAATCCTGAATGTGTAGATGCTTTACTTAAGCATGTAGCTATTTTCCCAGTAGGAGCAATGGTAGAATTGAGTAATAATCAAGTTGGCATAGTAGTAGATGTTAACAAAGAGGATTTGAGCCGACCTATTGTTAGAATCATTAAAGATGAGCATGGTAATAAGATAGAAGATATTAAAGAGGTTGATCTGATACATAATGATAACTTTAAGATAAGTAGGGTAATCTATAATTAA
- the rlmD gene encoding 23S rRNA (uracil(1939)-C(5))-methyltransferase RlmD — translation MAKRPVNIGDVVTIELESLAHGGDVVGRIDGFAIFVPKGIPGERVRVKIIQVKKSYGRGEILEVLDESEHRIIPLCSFSTECGGCQVQHINYQAQLEHKREIVRDNIERIGKLKDIKINPVKGMENPLFYRNKAQFPLGLDKDNNVITGFYAPGSHDIIDINDCGIQHPLINRISRETIKLLEEYGTSIYDEKVHKGLMRHLVVRVGVCTNQAMLIFVTKDNKFPEGREIADRLMADIPELVSVQHNINSKKTNVVLGKLTKTLAGEDHIFDYIGKVKYKISPLSFFQVNTLQAKVLYDQAVEYAGLTGQEKVIDAYCGLGSITLYVADQAKEVYGIEVVEEAIEAAKENAQLNGIENCHFQAGKVREVLPELKKIFIPEVIIVDPPRKGCHEDVLKSFVEIEPERIVYVSCNPSSLARDLKYLDEHGYKTIEVQPVDMFPQTYHIESVALIKRVDS, via the coding sequence ATGGCTAAAAGACCAGTAAATATTGGAGATGTAGTAACTATTGAATTAGAGAGCTTAGCCCATGGAGGAGATGTAGTAGGAAGAATTGATGGTTTTGCTATCTTTGTTCCTAAGGGTATCCCTGGGGAGAGAGTAAGAGTAAAGATAATTCAAGTTAAGAAGAGTTATGGAAGAGGTGAGATATTAGAGGTTCTTGATGAATCAGAGCATAGAATTATTCCATTATGTTCCTTTAGTACAGAATGTGGAGGGTGTCAGGTTCAACATATAAATTATCAGGCTCAATTGGAGCATAAAAGGGAGATTGTCAGGGATAATATTGAGAGAATTGGGAAATTAAAAGATATTAAAATCAATCCTGTCAAAGGAATGGAGAATCCCCTCTTTTATCGAAATAAAGCTCAGTTTCCTTTGGGATTAGACAAGGATAATAATGTGATCACAGGGTTTTATGCACCTGGAAGCCATGATATTATTGATATTAATGATTGTGGGATTCAGCATCCTTTAATTAATAGAATATCTAGAGAAACCATAAAATTACTTGAAGAGTATGGTACAAGTATTTATGATGAGAAAGTTCATAAGGGATTGATGCGACATCTAGTAGTTAGGGTAGGAGTCTGTACCAATCAAGCTATGTTAATCTTTGTTACTAAAGATAACAAGTTCCCTGAAGGAAGAGAGATAGCTGATAGATTGATGGCTGATATTCCTGAGTTAGTTAGTGTACAGCATAATATCAACTCTAAAAAGACTAATGTAGTCTTAGGTAAATTAACCAAAACTTTAGCAGGAGAGGATCATATCTTCGATTACATAGGAAAGGTTAAGTATAAGATATCGCCACTATCCTTCTTCCAAGTCAATACCTTACAAGCCAAGGTATTATATGACCAAGCTGTAGAGTATGCAGGATTAACTGGTCAGGAGAAGGTAATTGATGCTTACTGTGGATTGGGCTCAATTACCCTTTATGTTGCAGATCAAGCTAAAGAGGTTTATGGGATAGAGGTTGTAGAAGAAGCGATTGAAGCTGCTAAAGAGAATGCTCAGTTGAATGGAATAGAGAATTGTCATTTCCAAGCAGGTAAGGTAAGAGAGGTCTTACCAGAACTTAAGAAGATCTTTATCCCTGAGGTAATTATAGTAGATCCACCACGTAAAGGGTGTCATGAAGATGTTCTCAAGAGCTTTGTAGAGATAGAGCCTGAGAGAATAGTTTATGTCTCCTGTAATCCAAGTAGTTTAGCAAGGGATTTGAAGTATCTAGATGAACACGGCTATAAGACTATAGAGGTTCAACCTGTAGATATGTTTCCACAGACCTATCATATCGAGAGTGTAGCGTTGATAAAAAGAGTTGATAGTTGA
- the rlmD gene encoding 23S rRNA (uracil(1939)-C(5))-methyltransferase RlmD produces the protein MAKVKKRAVLEVTIEDTVFPNTGVAYVDGHEIRVKNALPGQKVKTFLARKRSNHYKGKLLEVLESSPLEIEAKCPHYGECGGCSQQSIEYKLQIDNKEKQVKKLLDENGIEDYKFLGIEPSPSIFEYRNKMEFSFGDLERDGQLQLGMHPRARRFDIISVGGCKLVDDDFTLVLTTVLDYFREKGFKKYHIQSREGYLRHLVVRKGLNTGEILINLVTTSQINHDPIELSEKLQKLDYKGELVGFLQTINDDFSDAVKCEELIVHYGRDHYYEELLGLRFKVKPFSFFQPNTFGAEKLYSVVKEFLGDADNKLVYDLYCGTGTIGQIVASKAKEVVGIEIVEEAVEMAKENAQLNGLDNCRFIAGDVLEKIDELEEKPDLIIIDPPRAGIHPKALPKIINFGCEEMVYVSCNPKTLAPNLKEFQDAGYKIEEVKCVDMFPHTGHVETVARLVKG, from the coding sequence ATGGCTAAAGTCAAAAAAAGAGCAGTATTAGAGGTCACAATAGAGGATACTGTCTTTCCTAATACAGGTGTTGCTTATGTAGATGGGCATGAGATTAGAGTCAAGAATGCTCTACCAGGGCAGAAGGTTAAGACCTTTCTTGCTAGAAAGAGAAGTAACCATTACAAAGGGAAGCTATTAGAAGTACTAGAGAGCTCCCCTTTAGAGATAGAAGCAAAGTGCCCTCATTACGGAGAGTGTGGAGGATGTAGTCAGCAGAGTATCGAGTATAAATTACAGATTGATAATAAGGAAAAGCAAGTTAAGAAGTTACTTGATGAAAATGGAATAGAGGATTATAAATTTCTAGGAATTGAGCCTAGTCCTAGTATCTTTGAATATAGAAATAAGATGGAGTTCAGTTTTGGAGATTTAGAACGGGATGGACAACTTCAATTAGGAATGCATCCTAGAGCAAGGCGCTTTGATATTATTAGTGTAGGTGGTTGTAAGCTAGTAGATGATGATTTCACCTTAGTTTTAACAACGGTTTTAGATTACTTTAGAGAAAAAGGATTTAAGAAATATCATATTCAAAGTAGAGAAGGGTATCTACGCCACTTGGTAGTAAGAAAAGGTTTGAATACAGGTGAGATTTTAATTAACCTTGTGACAACATCCCAAATAAATCATGATCCTATTGAATTAAGTGAAAAGCTGCAAAAGCTAGATTATAAGGGAGAACTAGTTGGATTTTTGCAAACTATTAATGATGACTTCTCTGATGCTGTTAAATGTGAAGAATTAATTGTTCATTATGGTAGAGATCATTATTATGAAGAGTTACTAGGATTAAGATTTAAAGTTAAGCCCTTTTCCTTCTTTCAGCCAAATACCTTTGGAGCAGAGAAACTATATTCTGTAGTCAAAGAATTTTTAGGTGATGCTGATAATAAGCTAGTCTATGATTTATACTGTGGAACAGGAACTATTGGGCAGATTGTAGCATCTAAAGCGAAAGAGGTAGTGGGAATTGAGATAGTAGAAGAAGCTGTGGAGATGGCTAAAGAGAATGCTCAGTTGAATGGACTGGATAATTGCCGCTTTATTGCAGGAGATGTATTAGAGAAAATCGATGAGTTAGAAGAGAAACCTGATTTAATCATTATTGACCCACCTCGTGCAGGTATTCATCCTAAAGCTTTACCGAAGATAATTAATTTTGGATGTGAAGAGATGGTCTATGTATCCTGTAATCCTAAGACTTTGGCACCAAACTTAAAGGAATTTCAAGATGCAGGATATAAGATAGAAGAGGTTAAATGTGTGGATATGTTCCCACATACTGGGCATGTAGAGACAGTAGCAAGACTAGTCAAAGGATAA
- a CDS encoding cold-shock protein: MNKGTVKWFNAEKGYGFIEQEGGNDVFVHFSAIEGDGFKSLDEGQAVEFDIVEGDRGPQAANVIKL; the protein is encoded by the coding sequence ATGAACAAAGGTACAGTAAAATGGTTTAATGCAGAAAAAGGTTATGGATTTATTGAACAAGAAGGTGGAAATGATGTATTCGTACATTTCTCAGCTATCGAAGGTGACGGATTCAAATCTCTAGACGAAGGTCAGGCTGTTGAGTTTGATATCGTTGAAGGAGATAGAGGTCCTCAAGCAGCAAATGTAATTAAGTTATAA
- a CDS encoding cold-shock protein — MERGTVKWFDGAKGYGFIEREAGDDVFVHFSSIQDEGFKTLEEGQEVEFEITEGDRGPQAANVVKL; from the coding sequence ATGGAAAGAGGAACAGTTAAATGGTTTGATGGAGCAAAAGGTTATGGATTTATTGAAAGAGAAGCTGGAGATGATGTGTTTGTACATTTTTCATCTATCCAAGATGAAGGATTCAAGACTTTAGAAGAAGGACAAGAAGTAGAGTTTGAAATTACTGAGGGAGATAGAGGTCCTCAAGCTGCTAATGTAGTTAAGCTATAA
- a CDS encoding D-glycero-alpha-D-manno-heptose-1,7-bisphosphate 7-phosphatase has product MDLSDVAVFMDRDGTVSKEIGYVNHPNRYELLPRSGLAIKKLNQSGIKAILATNQAGVARGYFKEEMIGQVHNRLEELLKSEGAYLDAIYYCHHHPRVGEGKFKKECNCRKPEPGMLLQGKEEFGVDLKKSYMIGDKISDVEVAHRVGAKGILVLTGYGMGDYQNAQDNWKVEPDYIAEDLFDAVEWILMDIEARED; this is encoded by the coding sequence ATGGATTTAAGTGATGTAGCGGTTTTTATGGATAGAGATGGAACAGTAAGTAAAGAGATTGGTTATGTAAATCATCCTAATAGATATGAATTGCTTCCAAGAAGTGGACTAGCAATCAAGAAATTAAATCAATCTGGAATTAAAGCAATCTTAGCAACTAATCAAGCAGGTGTTGCTAGAGGTTATTTTAAAGAAGAGATGATTGGACAAGTTCATAATAGATTAGAAGAGTTATTAAAATCTGAAGGGGCTTATTTAGATGCAATCTATTATTGCCATCATCATCCTCGGGTAGGAGAAGGTAAGTTTAAGAAAGAATGTAACTGTCGCAAACCAGAACCTGGAATGTTATTACAGGGGAAAGAAGAGTTTGGCGTAGATTTAAAAAAATCCTATATGATTGGTGATAAGATAAGTGATGTTGAGGTAGCTCATCGAGTAGGAGCTAAAGGTATTTTAGTTTTGACTGGCTATGGAATGGGAGATTACCAAAATGCACAAGATAATTGGAAGGTAGAGCCTGACTATATAGCTGAAGACTTATTTGATGCAGTTGAATGGATACTAATGGATATTGAAGCGAGGGAAGATTAA
- a CDS encoding bifunctional heptose 7-phosphate kinase/heptose 1-phosphate adenyltransferase: MVKLLDYLTSFDKRRILVLGDMIADEFIIGQPERLSREAPVLILRHTDHKILPGGGTNAANNVAALDGQVYLAGVIGNDIVGEKLVDNLKADGMITDGLIVDSSRPTSVKTRILAGGGQTVKQQMVRVDKLETHDISKEIEDELINYVEEVIVEVDALILSDYGNGVFTDRIKEEVISIANKHNKIIAVDSRYELMTFKGITIATPNKEETEKAVGFKLKSANDIEKAGWKLKEDLNSKAMLVTLGGEGMQVFTDTGTTHIPASNYTEVFDVTGAGDTVIATLTLALASGAEMVEAMKLSNYAAGIVVKKSGVATTSREELAEVIGDAQ; the protein is encoded by the coding sequence ATGGTTAAATTGCTTGATTATTTAACTTCTTTTGATAAACGGAGGATTTTGGTGCTTGGAGACATGATTGCAGATGAATTTATTATTGGACAACCAGAACGTTTATCTCGTGAAGCTCCTGTTTTAATATTAAGGCATACTGATCATAAGATATTACCTGGTGGAGGGACCAATGCTGCTAATAATGTGGCTGCTTTAGATGGACAGGTCTATTTAGCAGGAGTAATTGGAAATGATATAGTAGGAGAAAAGTTAGTAGATAACTTAAAAGCAGATGGAATGATAACTGATGGTCTGATTGTAGATAGTTCTCGCCCCACTTCAGTTAAGACTCGAATTTTAGCTGGTGGTGGTCAGACTGTAAAGCAACAGATGGTAAGGGTAGATAAATTAGAGACCCATGATATCTCCAAAGAAATTGAAGATGAATTAATTAATTATGTAGAAGAGGTTATTGTTGAAGTTGATGCTTTAATCTTATCGGATTATGGTAATGGTGTCTTTACTGACAGGATAAAAGAAGAGGTAATCTCTATTGCTAATAAACATAATAAGATTATAGCTGTTGATTCTAGGTATGAATTGATGACCTTCAAAGGTATTACTATTGCCACACCTAATAAAGAGGAGACAGAAAAAGCAGTGGGGTTTAAATTAAAATCAGCTAATGATATTGAAAAGGCTGGATGGAAGTTAAAAGAGGATTTAAACTCTAAAGCAATGTTAGTAACTTTAGGTGGAGAAGGTATGCAAGTCTTTACTGACACTGGAACAACCCATATTCCGGCTTCAAATTATACGGAAGTTTTTGATGTGACAGGTGCTGGTGATACAGTAATAGCTACTCTAACTTTAGCTTTAGCAAGTGGTGCAGAAATGGTAGAAGCTATGAAATTATCCAATTATGCTGCTGGGATTGTAGTTAAGAAGTCCGGTGTTGCTACAACAAGTCGGGAAGAATTAGCAGAGGTTATTGGTGATGCTCAATGA
- a CDS encoding HPr family phosphocarrier protein — MLTKKVTIQNKTGLHARPASLLIDAANKFDCSLQIIHENREANLKSIISVMSLAIGYGEKIIIRADGKDEQTALDKIIEVINNKFGEE, encoded by the coding sequence ATGTTAACTAAAAAAGTTACTATTCAAAATAAGACTGGATTACATGCAAGACCTGCTTCACTATTAATAGATGCAGCTAATAAATTTGATTGTAGCCTTCAAATTATTCATGAAAATAGAGAAGCTAATTTAAAAAGTATAATAAGTGTTATGTCTTTGGCTATTGGTTATGGAGAAAAGATTATTATTAGAGCTGATGGTAAGGATGAACAAACAGCTTTAGATAAGATTATTGAAGTTATTAATAACAAATTTGGTGAAGAATAA